In one Candidatus Nitronereus thalassa genomic region, the following are encoded:
- a CDS encoding alpha/beta hydrolase, giving the protein MIFNSMIFLLAFFLGVSPSFAETNCFLSQDTSHHSDRTPKRIYVRDNPRNRSLLLFVHGFNSTNRSAWTQLVSLLCSDPEMKGHNILLFGYPTELWDSKNDIPQTGRYLAAELKLFADTKRYSNILPVGHSMGGLVIVGAVLHLISEDQEYVLHPIKKILTYGTPHFGVPEANWVSILNVQIADMELASNVITRFLREWVTRVIIKCYESAGLDRCISLHAHAGIGDELVPEWSACGVFPCENVDGTHSKIIRPGKNVKHHSFTKIKQHAQEQLYANTILIYPHASPNADQTSLSYVLLHHLDAAIRSELQTICSDQGIKDSDCLSGTQSKANVRVDSNNLPTLDPQYLLGLQRLHGAIELIFGLGSSGKGNNIKFNSRIFLGEYKGLLNDPYVSVQVELRDFQDDIQEIRRTYLKTTLYALGVREYGFNEPIFAEHFFRRAGQYKMNQNCPKNNNNQNIDDAICSYIHNIENTPSN; this is encoded by the coding sequence ATGATATTCAATTCAATGATCTTCTTATTAGCATTTTTCTTGGGAGTTTCACCGAGTTTTGCCGAAACAAATTGCTTCTTAAGCCAGGATACCTCTCACCACTCCGATAGAACCCCGAAACGCATTTATGTTCGAGACAATCCAAGGAACCGTAGCCTTTTGCTTTTTGTCCATGGTTTTAATTCCACAAATAGATCCGCATGGACCCAACTAGTTAGTCTTTTGTGCTCTGACCCTGAAATGAAAGGGCATAACATTTTGTTATTCGGCTATCCTACAGAGTTGTGGGATTCGAAAAATGACATTCCCCAAACAGGGCGATATTTGGCTGCTGAACTCAAGTTATTCGCCGATACAAAACGTTATTCAAACATTCTTCCTGTTGGGCACAGTATGGGTGGACTCGTTATTGTTGGTGCAGTTTTGCACCTCATTTCAGAAGATCAGGAGTATGTTCTTCATCCAATAAAAAAGATCCTTACATATGGCACCCCTCATTTTGGTGTGCCAGAAGCCAATTGGGTTAGCATCTTGAATGTTCAAATTGCCGATATGGAATTGGCTAGCAACGTAATTACCCGGTTTTTACGAGAATGGGTAACACGTGTGATCATTAAGTGCTATGAATCCGCTGGTCTCGATCGGTGTATTTCTTTACACGCTCATGCCGGTATAGGTGATGAATTGGTTCCAGAGTGGAGTGCTTGTGGGGTATTCCCCTGTGAAAATGTGGATGGGACCCATTCTAAAATTATCCGTCCCGGTAAAAATGTGAAACATCACTCTTTTACCAAAATAAAACAACATGCCCAAGAGCAATTGTATGCAAATACTATTTTGATATACCCTCATGCCTCACCCAATGCCGATCAGACCTCATTGTCATACGTCCTTCTGCACCACTTGGATGCAGCAATAAGAAGTGAATTACAAACCATTTGCAGTGACCAAGGAATAAAAGACTCTGATTGTTTAAGTGGTACGCAATCTAAGGCTAACGTTCGTGTCGATTCAAATAATCTGCCTACATTAGATCCTCAATATTTACTAGGGTTGCAAAGACTTCATGGGGCAATTGAATTGATTTTTGGTTTAGGGTCATCCGGCAAAGGGAATAATATAAAATTCAATTCGCGGATCTTTTTGGGTGAATATAAAGGTCTTCTCAACGACCCTTACGTATCTGTACAAGTGGAATTACGTGACTTTCAGGATGATATTCAAGAAATTAGGCGCACTTACCTTAAAACAACGTTGTATGCACTCGGGGTACGTGAATACGGTTTCAACGAACCAATCTTCGCCGAGCATTTTTTCAGAAGGGCGGGACAGTATAAAATGAATCAAAATTGTCCGAAAAATAACAATAATCAGAATATTGATGACGCAATATGTAGTTATATTCATAATATTGAAAACACACCATCTAACTGA
- the gltX gene encoding glutamate--tRNA ligase — protein MTDVRVRFAPSPTGYLHIGGVRTALFNWLFARHHGGTFVLRIEDTDRDRSTDEAIDAILQGMRWTGLDWDEGPFRQTDRLDLYRGKAQELLQQGKAYWCVCTPEDLEARRKEAQAKGESIKYDGRCREKGIASPKEPAAMRFKSPQEGQTIVDDLIKGKIVFDNAVLDDLIILRSNNYPTYNFSVVIDDALMGITHVIRGDDHVNNTPRQVPMFEALGYQVPQFAHLPMILGSDKARLSKRHGATSVLAYRDMGYLPEALVNYLVRLGWSHGDQEIFTIQEMIEKFSLKHVQASAAVFNPEKLLWLNAEHIKQADPRHLAELLVPLLTQHGYDPNGPVQPQGGLVAVIPHVRERAKTLIEMADWVMPFVTEPVTMDEEAATKFLTPAITPSLKKFAERLSGLSSLSKEDVDPVIQSVLEEDGLKMGKFAQPLRVALTGRTFSPGIHEVMQLLGKDRTLARIEQVLQRKTS, from the coding sequence ATGACGGATGTTCGAGTGCGCTTTGCGCCTAGCCCTACAGGCTATCTGCATATTGGCGGAGTACGAACCGCCTTATTTAATTGGTTGTTTGCCCGGCATCACGGGGGGACCTTTGTGTTGCGGATTGAGGATACGGATCGAGACCGATCTACGGATGAGGCTATTGATGCAATTCTTCAGGGTATGCGTTGGACTGGGCTGGATTGGGACGAAGGTCCGTTTCGTCAAACCGATCGACTGGACCTCTATCGAGGGAAAGCGCAGGAACTTCTTCAACAAGGGAAAGCGTATTGGTGTGTGTGCACCCCCGAAGACTTGGAAGCCCGTCGAAAGGAGGCTCAGGCCAAAGGGGAGTCGATCAAATACGATGGGCGATGCCGCGAGAAAGGTATTGCCTCTCCGAAGGAGCCTGCAGCCATGCGATTTAAATCGCCGCAGGAAGGGCAGACGATCGTTGATGATCTGATTAAAGGGAAAATTGTTTTCGACAATGCCGTGCTCGATGATTTGATTATTCTTCGTTCCAACAACTATCCCACCTATAATTTTTCGGTTGTGATTGATGATGCGCTCATGGGTATCACCCATGTCATTCGCGGTGATGATCATGTCAATAACACCCCCAGGCAAGTACCCATGTTTGAGGCCCTGGGTTATCAAGTACCCCAATTCGCGCATTTGCCGATGATCCTTGGTTCGGATAAAGCCCGTCTTTCCAAACGCCATGGCGCCACATCAGTATTGGCGTATCGGGACATGGGGTATTTGCCGGAGGCCTTGGTGAATTATTTGGTTCGGCTTGGCTGGTCCCATGGCGATCAAGAAATTTTTACGATCCAGGAAATGATCGAAAAGTTTTCGTTGAAGCATGTCCAGGCTTCCGCAGCAGTGTTTAATCCCGAAAAACTCCTTTGGTTGAATGCCGAACATATTAAACAAGCAGACCCTCGGCATCTTGCGGAATTGCTGGTCCCGTTGTTGACCCAACACGGGTATGATCCCAACGGACCGGTCCAACCTCAGGGTGGGTTAGTGGCCGTCATTCCGCATGTTCGGGAACGGGCCAAGACTCTGATTGAGATGGCCGATTGGGTCATGCCATTTGTGACCGAACCAGTCACCATGGATGAGGAGGCAGCCACGAAATTTCTTACGCCGGCGATAACGCCAAGCCTAAAAAAGTTTGCCGAACGGCTCAGTGGACTCAGTAGCCTTTCCAAAGAGGACGTCGACCCCGTGATCCAATCCGTGTTGGAAGAGGATGGTCTGAAAATGGGAAAATTTGCCCAACCCCTTCGGGTGGCCCTTACCGGACGAACCTTTAGCCCCGGCATTCATGAGGTGATGCAATTGTTGGGCAAAGACCGGACGCTGGCCCGTATTGAACAGGTTCTCCAAAGAAAAACATCCTAA
- a CDS encoding ABC-F family ATP-binding cassette domain-containing protein: MIHIEALTKEYPTKTLFNGASAHLRPETRVGLVGRNGTGKTTLLRMIIGQDTADEGSIRQRPWLRIGYLPQELDTPTNLTVLQAAHKDQYPEHEAKRILSGLGFGEGDWHRTLATYSGGYRMRVALGHLLLSHPDVLMLDEPTNHLDKPTQAWFESFLMNSNMTMLIISHDTAFLDRVVTHIWEIRDAQLQEFRGNYSTFQKLRLQLDTQQSAAAQRQAKEVARVQKFVDRFRYKANKAKQVQSRIKQLEKVKLIEGKRDTKRLRFRFPEPKPSGKLVLTLDGIRKQYGEKVVYKNLDFSVERGQRVALVGENGAGKTTLLKILSGVLPFEAGKRTEGHGVSIHYFAQHQAEILNPEHSILESLAEAAPQAEMNYLRGIAGVFLFSGDDQKKPIKALSGGERNRVALARMLVEPANTLLLDEPTNHLDPISVDVLTDAMTDFPGTIVFISHDPVFLSRVSTRVVEIEEGVPTDYIGDYEYYLWKQSKELEELQKQEEAKSEAQPKKKNRKEKTNGAAPVESPSREKSPNRRDLTKSINRLERQVAQAEEEIAGLEEQINERATELAAPDLYKDFARWNDLHQEHERWKHNLEIMTNKWSDLSSQLEIKKQQMEQVG; encoded by the coding sequence ATGATTCATATTGAAGCTCTGACCAAAGAATATCCAACCAAAACCCTGTTTAATGGAGCCTCGGCCCATCTGCGTCCGGAGACACGTGTTGGGTTAGTAGGACGAAACGGAACTGGCAAAACCACCCTGCTCCGAATGATAATCGGCCAAGATACTGCAGACGAGGGCTCCATCCGACAACGGCCCTGGCTCCGTATTGGCTATCTGCCGCAAGAGCTGGATACTCCGACGAACCTGACGGTTCTCCAGGCCGCCCACAAAGATCAATACCCTGAGCATGAGGCCAAACGAATCCTCTCTGGACTAGGATTTGGAGAAGGAGATTGGCATCGAACGTTGGCCACTTATTCCGGCGGCTATCGGATGCGCGTGGCACTTGGGCATCTGCTGCTTTCTCATCCCGATGTGTTGATGCTCGACGAGCCCACAAACCATTTGGATAAACCGACCCAAGCGTGGTTTGAGTCGTTTCTCATGAATTCCAACATGACCATGCTCATCATTAGCCATGATACGGCCTTTCTGGACCGCGTCGTGACGCATATTTGGGAAATTCGCGATGCACAGCTGCAGGAGTTCCGTGGAAATTATTCCACATTTCAAAAGCTCCGACTCCAACTCGACACCCAACAATCTGCCGCGGCCCAACGACAAGCCAAAGAAGTCGCCCGCGTCCAAAAGTTTGTGGATCGATTCCGATACAAAGCCAATAAAGCCAAGCAGGTTCAATCCCGGATCAAGCAATTAGAAAAGGTCAAATTGATTGAAGGCAAGCGGGATACCAAGCGCCTTCGCTTTCGTTTTCCCGAGCCCAAGCCCAGCGGAAAACTGGTCCTTACCCTGGACGGCATCCGAAAACAATACGGCGAAAAAGTCGTCTATAAAAACTTAGACTTTTCCGTAGAACGAGGACAGCGCGTTGCCCTGGTCGGCGAAAACGGCGCTGGCAAAACCACGTTACTGAAAATTTTATCCGGTGTGTTGCCGTTCGAAGCTGGCAAGCGCACTGAGGGTCATGGTGTTTCGATCCATTATTTTGCACAACATCAGGCAGAAATCCTCAATCCCGAACATAGCATTTTGGAATCCTTGGCCGAAGCCGCGCCACAGGCCGAAATGAATTATCTGCGCGGCATCGCCGGTGTGTTTCTCTTCTCTGGCGATGATCAGAAAAAACCCATCAAGGCATTAAGCGGTGGAGAGCGCAATCGCGTGGCCTTGGCTCGGATGCTCGTCGAACCTGCAAATACCCTCCTGCTTGATGAGCCGACCAATCATTTAGACCCGATCTCTGTCGACGTCCTCACCGACGCCATGACTGATTTTCCCGGCACTATCGTGTTTATCTCACATGACCCGGTATTTTTGAGTCGGGTTTCCACGCGAGTGGTGGAAATTGAAGAAGGCGTCCCCACAGACTACATTGGCGATTACGAATACTATCTGTGGAAACAATCCAAAGAACTCGAAGAACTTCAAAAACAAGAAGAAGCCAAATCTGAGGCGCAACCCAAGAAAAAAAATCGCAAAGAAAAAACGAACGGGGCTGCACCCGTCGAATCACCTTCTCGCGAAAAATCACCTAACCGTCGAGACCTGACAAAATCCATCAACCGGTTGGAAAGACAAGTCGCTCAAGCTGAAGAAGAGATTGCTGGGTTAGAAGAACAGATCAACGAGCGAGCTACAGAATTGGCCGCGCCTGATTTATATAAAGACTTCGCTCGCTGGAACGACTTGCATCAAGAGCACGAACGTTGGAAGCACAACCTCGAAATCATGACGAACAAATGGTCTGACCTTTCCTCCCAACTGGAAATCAAAAAACAACAGATGGAACAGGTGGGATAG
- a CDS encoding replication-associated recombination protein A gives MSDHSQQPDLFQDSTQPTHDPISLSVGPLAERFRPQSLSEFLGQEHLLSENQALRQAIESDQVPSLILWGPPGSGKTTLANLIARHSQAAFVPFSAVVSGVPELRIIIKEAVQRRRMSGQRTILFVDEIHRFNKAQQDAFLPYVERGDITLIGATTQNPSFEVIAPLLSRSLVVELHSLDDLAMGTIIDRVMKDQERGLGKYNVTLSSEARMGLIHYGNGDARSMLTALEYAVRQVATKNRNPQVLDQHKLKHILQKKSIRYDKDGEEHYNLISAYIKSLRDSDPHGALYWLARMLEGGEDPKFIARRMVIFASEDIGNAQPMAITVATAIFQAVVQVGLPEAQINLAHGTTYMASSPKSNASYVGLKEALADAKQFGNLPVPLHLRNAVTSLMKESGYGKDYRYVHDDPEAQGEQAHLPPSLEGRRYYRPHLDTKKKGKGEDFADEER, from the coding sequence TTGAGTGATCACTCCCAACAACCTGATTTGTTTCAAGATTCCACACAACCTACGCACGACCCTATTTCCTTGTCTGTTGGCCCTCTTGCCGAGCGGTTTCGGCCTCAATCATTGTCAGAATTTTTAGGGCAAGAACACCTGCTGTCTGAAAACCAAGCGTTGAGACAGGCCATTGAATCCGATCAAGTGCCCTCGCTCATTCTTTGGGGCCCGCCGGGGTCTGGTAAAACGACGTTGGCAAACCTGATTGCCCGACATTCACAGGCAGCTTTTGTCCCATTTTCTGCAGTGGTGAGTGGTGTGCCCGAACTTCGAATCATCATTAAAGAAGCGGTGCAACGTCGACGCATGTCCGGTCAGCGAACGATTCTCTTTGTCGATGAAATCCATCGATTTAACAAAGCGCAACAGGATGCGTTTCTGCCCTATGTGGAACGGGGGGATATTACCCTGATTGGCGCCACGACTCAAAATCCGTCTTTTGAGGTGATTGCTCCGTTGCTGTCTCGTTCATTGGTGGTGGAGCTTCATTCCTTGGATGATCTGGCTATGGGAACCATTATCGATCGGGTGATGAAAGATCAGGAGCGAGGCTTAGGAAAGTACAATGTGACGTTGAGCAGTGAAGCGCGAATGGGGTTAATCCACTATGGCAACGGGGATGCGCGCTCAATGCTCACGGCTTTGGAATATGCGGTCAGGCAGGTGGCGACCAAGAACAGAAATCCTCAAGTGCTGGATCAACATAAACTCAAACATATTCTTCAAAAGAAGTCCATTCGATATGACAAAGACGGGGAGGAGCATTACAACCTCATTTCAGCATATATCAAGAGTCTGCGAGACTCTGATCCTCATGGCGCATTGTATTGGTTAGCCCGAATGCTGGAGGGGGGAGAAGATCCGAAATTCATCGCCCGACGAATGGTCATCTTTGCCTCAGAAGATATCGGCAATGCTCAACCCATGGCCATCACAGTCGCGACGGCGATTTTTCAGGCAGTGGTACAAGTCGGGTTACCTGAAGCACAAATCAATTTGGCCCATGGCACCACTTATATGGCGTCCTCTCCCAAGAGCAATGCCTCGTATGTCGGGTTAAAAGAAGCGCTGGCCGATGCTAAACAATTTGGCAATTTGCCGGTCCCGTTGCACCTTCGCAATGCCGTGACCTCTCTGATGAAAGAGAGTGGGTATGGCAAAGACTACCGATATGTTCATGATGATCCCGAGGCACAGGGTGAACAAGCCCATCTTCCGCCTTCCTTGGAAGGACGACGGTACTATCGGCCTCATTTGGATACGAAGAAGAAAGGGAAGGGTGAGGATTTTGCAGATGAGGAACGATAG
- a CDS encoding alpha/beta fold hydrolase produces the protein MKVHINKIDLAYSDEGQGQPVVFLHAFPLNRTMWNLQADALKNQFRVITVDLRGHGESDAPMWRYTLEQFADDIISLLQHLQIPRATFVGLSMGGYILFALYRKYPKFVRALVLADTRAQADTPEGKATRFSMAQVAYRRGSSAIAELMLPKLLSPSGMEHNHELVGQLKTMIVGNQISGIVGDLMAMEERPDATPLAQTIEVPTLVIVGEQDIPSPPEEVEHMANHIPGATFIRIPKAGHLSNMENPQAFNAALQHFLEQS, from the coding sequence GTGAAAGTACACATCAACAAAATCGATCTCGCCTATTCAGATGAAGGACAGGGGCAGCCGGTTGTATTTCTTCATGCCTTTCCCTTAAACCGAACCATGTGGAACCTGCAGGCCGACGCGCTGAAAAATCAATTTCGAGTCATAACTGTAGATTTACGAGGCCATGGGGAATCCGATGCTCCCATGTGGCGTTATACCTTGGAACAATTTGCCGATGACATCATTTCCTTACTCCAACACCTCCAGATCCCCAGGGCCACATTCGTCGGACTGTCTATGGGCGGGTATATCCTGTTTGCGTTGTATCGAAAATATCCCAAGTTTGTGCGAGCTCTGGTGCTCGCCGATACCCGCGCTCAAGCCGACACGCCGGAAGGCAAAGCCACGCGATTTTCCATGGCACAAGTGGCCTATAGGCGTGGCTCATCGGCCATTGCCGAACTCATGCTGCCCAAACTCTTAAGTCCCTCCGGAATGGAACACAACCACGAGTTGGTGGGCCAACTAAAAACCATGATCGTCGGCAATCAAATTTCAGGAATCGTTGGTGATCTCATGGCCATGGAAGAACGCCCTGATGCCACGCCGCTGGCCCAGACCATCGAGGTGCCGACGCTGGTCATCGTCGGGGAACAAGACATTCCCTCCCCTCCTGAAGAAGTGGAACACATGGCCAACCACATCCCGGGAGCGACCTTCATTCGGATTCCCAAAGCCGGACATCTGTCCAACATGGAAAACCCCCAGGCATTCAATGCGGCATTGCAGCACTTTTTGGAACAGAGTTAA
- a CDS encoding response regulator yields MTETPQYPKRVLLVSDGWVSQMSLCEALENREYVVKLASGGAQAMAVLEETSIDLVITELGAPRVSGMDLLRYMKSCAPLNNIPVIALILPWEAHETPALQREGVFAIVTAPYSPDDILSHVHEALGDQVRCHSGGFNP; encoded by the coding sequence ATGACCGAGACCCCACAATATCCGAAGCGAGTTCTCCTCGTGAGTGATGGGTGGGTGTCCCAAATGTCTCTCTGTGAGGCCCTTGAGAATAGGGAGTATGTCGTGAAGTTGGCCAGCGGTGGGGCGCAGGCTATGGCTGTCCTTGAGGAAACATCTATCGACCTTGTCATAACTGAATTAGGAGCGCCCCGGGTTAGTGGTATGGACTTGTTGAGATATATGAAGAGCTGTGCCCCTCTGAACAATATTCCCGTCATCGCGCTCATTCTTCCTTGGGAAGCCCATGAAACGCCTGCCCTTCAACGGGAAGGTGTCTTCGCGATTGTGACGGCTCCCTATAGCCCTGATGACATCCTTTCCCATGTCCATGAGGCTCTTGGAGATCAAGTCAGGTGTCATAGCGGAGGCTTCAACCCTTAA
- a CDS encoding response regulator, translating into MDIPASDLADSGCKQFFQYKWGAVSNMESLLIIDDDEQIRLLLKELLLNEGYTVFEAEDGDKGMSLCRMQEIQLVIIDVFMPKKDGLETIRELHDAFPSIKTLAMSGGYFADSIDVLHMAKKFGATQVLEKPFALEKFLETVKDILSESSIADH; encoded by the coding sequence TTGGATATTCCTGCATCAGATTTAGCTGATAGTGGTTGCAAACAATTTTTTCAATATAAATGGGGTGCTGTCTCCAATATGGAATCTTTACTAATCATTGATGATGACGAACAAATTCGGTTGCTTTTAAAAGAATTATTGCTCAATGAAGGGTATACCGTGTTTGAGGCCGAAGACGGTGACAAGGGAATGTCCCTATGCCGAATGCAGGAAATCCAGCTTGTCATCATCGATGTATTCATGCCCAAGAAGGATGGGCTGGAAACCATCAGGGAATTGCATGACGCCTTTCCCAGCATCAAAACTCTTGCGATGTCCGGTGGCTATTTCGCTGACTCAATTGATGTCCTCCACATGGCCAAAAAATTTGGTGCAACTCAAGTCCTTGAAAAACCCTTTGCTCTTGAAAAATTTCTGGAGACCGTTAAGGACATTCTTTCAGAAAGCTCTATTGCGGATCACTGA
- a CDS encoding response regulator translates to MGDILVVDDEPIFLETMCANLDSAGHVCESARTVDQALTLLSTRPFDLLLTDHDMPGRNGLGLIEEVKKRKNFSDIPIILMTGNPDPNIQNIARKIGVYQTIIKPFDFQFLLEAVDQVIGSKSFKTKPLDHQDE, encoded by the coding sequence ATGGGTGACATATTGGTGGTCGATGATGAACCAATATTTCTTGAGACCATGTGTGCGAACCTGGACAGTGCTGGTCATGTATGCGAGTCAGCCAGGACCGTAGACCAAGCCCTCACATTGTTGTCCACTCGCCCTTTTGATCTCTTGTTAACCGACCATGATATGCCGGGGAGAAACGGATTAGGGTTAATCGAAGAAGTGAAAAAGCGAAAGAACTTTTCTGATATTCCCATCATCCTGATGACGGGGAATCCCGATCCGAACATTCAGAATATTGCCAGAAAGATTGGTGTCTATCAAACGATTATTAAACCGTTTGATTTTCAATTTTTGCTTGAGGCCGTGGACCAAGTCATAGGGTCAAAATCCTTTAAGACCAAGCCCCTTGATCACCAGGATGAGTAG
- a CDS encoding response regulator — MFIADPSWTIRGKFIELLREIPNIQIVGEASIWGEVVAQLPELSYEVGIIDQDILKSPATQSIQHLKRIQPQARVIILSNVFTPEHEQVFKQAGADDVLDKSLDFSLLQALLTRKKYL, encoded by the coding sequence GTGTTTATTGCTGATCCCTCCTGGACTATCCGAGGGAAATTTATTGAACTGCTTAGGGAAATTCCCAATATCCAGATTGTCGGTGAAGCTTCAATCTGGGGGGAGGTAGTTGCTCAACTTCCTGAATTATCCTATGAAGTAGGCATCATTGATCAGGATATTCTCAAGAGCCCGGCGACACAATCGATTCAACATCTCAAGAGGATTCAACCTCAGGCCCGGGTCATTATTCTGTCTAATGTGTTTACACCTGAACATGAGCAGGTTTTTAAACAGGCCGGAGCCGATGATGTTTTGGACAAATCTCTAGATTTTTCACTCCTACAAGCCTTGCTCACCCGAAAAAAATATTTATGA
- a CDS encoding response regulator transcription factor gives MKFLIVDDHAIVRRGIKEILEQDFPGSSVVEVKSGSEACLLIDQGEYEIVILDINLPDKNGMDVLKEIKLKRASVPVIILSLYSEEQYALRAIKAGASSYLTKESAPEELVRAIQKVLQGGKYVSASVGEKLADNLAGEVSDTPHDRLSDRELEVLRLIGKGMQAGEIAEQLCLSVKTISTYRARILEKLNLRTTPELIRYVIDHHLEK, from the coding sequence ATGAAGTTTCTTATTGTTGATGATCATGCCATTGTTCGCCGTGGAATCAAGGAAATTCTGGAACAGGATTTCCCTGGATCGTCCGTTGTGGAAGTCAAGTCTGGAAGCGAGGCCTGTCTTCTGATCGATCAAGGAGAGTATGAAATAGTGATCCTGGATATTAACCTTCCTGATAAGAATGGCATGGATGTGTTAAAGGAAATCAAACTGAAACGAGCCAGTGTCCCTGTGATTATTTTAAGCCTGTATTCAGAGGAGCAATACGCGTTGAGAGCCATTAAAGCCGGAGCCTCGAGCTATCTCACCAAAGAAAGTGCTCCTGAAGAATTAGTCCGGGCCATCCAAAAAGTTCTGCAGGGCGGAAAATATGTTTCAGCCTCAGTTGGTGAAAAACTAGCCGACAATCTCGCTGGGGAAGTGTCGGACACGCCCCATGATCGTTTATCAGACCGGGAATTAGAAGTCCTTCGTTTAATTGGCAAGGGAATGCAGGCTGGGGAAATTGCGGAACAGTTATGTCTCAGCGTCAAAACCATTAGTACCTATCGAGCCCGCATTTTAGAGAAATTAAATCTCCGCACGACCCCGGAACTGATACGCTATGTGATTGATCATCACCTAGAAAAGTAA